The genomic region CGGCGCCCGCGTGGCCGGGATCGATCTCGAGCGCCTGCTCGAACGCCTGGCGCGCCGCCTCGCGCGCACCCTCCGCCAGGTAGAGGGCACCCAGATTCGCCTGGGCGTCCGCGTGCTCCGGATCGACCGTCGCGGCACGCTCGAACAGGCGCGTCGCCCGAACGAGTTCCCCTTGCCGCGCCAGTGCGATACCGAGGTTAATCAATGCGTCGACGTGGTTCGGGTTTCGATCGAGCGCGCGCTCGTACTCGGCGACCGCTTCGTCGAGCCGGCCGCTCCGATCCAGTACCAGGGCCAGGTCGTAGCGTGTCTCGGACGTGTCCAGAGTCTCCATCGCCTCGCGGAGGAGCGGCTCCGCGGCGGCGTACTGCCGTAGCGCGGACAAACATCTCCCGATGTCCGCAACCACCTGAGGATCGCCCGGAAAGAGCCGGCGATGGCGCTCCAGCAACTCCAGCGCCTCTCCGTAGCGCCGTTCGACGCGCAGCATGGTGGCGAGCTCAAAGAGGGCGTCCCGATTGTCAGGGTCGACCGCCAGCGCCCGCCGCACCAGGTGCTCACGCCAGGCGCCGTTGGTCGTCAGATCGGCGGTGGACGCTTGCTGGAGCAGGAAGGCTGCGCTCCGCGACTCGTCGATGAGTGTCTGGAAGAACTCGTCGACGTACGGCGCGAAGCGCGGCAGGGCTGCCGCGCGCCGTCGAGCGCGAGTGGCGTCGTCGTCTCGCCCAAGGGCGGCATACGCGTCGCCGAGCAACCGGAACGCCGGCCCGAACCGCGGCGCCTCTCCGGTCGCGCCTTCCAGCAGCTCCCGAGCCTGCGCCGGGCTGTCGTCAAGGTGCAGCCGCGCGAGCCCGAATGCGGCGTAGGCCGCCAGTGGGCCCAGCGGCGTGTGCCCAGCCGTGGCCGCCGCCGGCGGGGTAGCGGGTTCGGGAAGCTCCATCACGCGCCGCCAGGCGCGGGTGGCCTCGTCTCGGCGGCCGGTCTTGAACGCCACGTCGCCCAGGCGCCACCACGCCGGAGCAATATCGGGAGCAGATTCGACCACCCGCACGAGGGCTTCACGGGCTCGTTCGGCGTCACCCCGCGAGACGTGGGCCATTGCGCGGTAGTGGGTCCATCGCCATTCGTCCGGATCCAGAGCCTCGGCGAGCGCGTAGCTCTCAATCGCCCGGTCGTAGTACAGGTCCGCGTGGTAGGCGAGCCCGAGGGCGCCGACGGCTTCGGCTGAGCGCCGGTTGGCGCGCGCGGCGTGATCAGCGTCCGTCAGGTGGATCCGCACCGCTTCGGGCTCGAGCGTGTCGGGCAGGGCCGGCAACTGCAGGCCGGGGGCGGTGCCGCCGGCGCCGCACCCAAGCGCCAACGCGAGAGCCGCCACCACCACCGCGGAGCGCGAATACCGGGGGCGTTGCCCACACCGGGCGCGTCCATCCACCGGGTCTGGCCCGCAACTTGGGAAGGAATCAGGGGCGAGGCCCGTTCTCACGATTGCTCCAGATCGTCACGCGCGACATCCGGTCATACGGAGGGCTGATGTGCATGCCGCCGGTCACCAGATCGGGTGTTCCGTTTCCGTCGAGATCTCCCATGGCCAACGTCACGAGGTGTGTGGGTGCGACGGCTATGCGGCGCATCGCGAATCGCATCTCGCCATCGTTCTCCAGCCACACCAGGCTGCGCACCTCCGGGTCGCTCCATTGGTTGTATGCGCTGGCCACGACGACATCCAGGTCGCCGTCGCCGTCCACGTCATCCGCCTGTGGACTCGACGCTCCGGACAGGTCGGCAATGCGGCGGGGCCGGAATCGCCGATCACCCAGATTCTGCAGCCACTGGACGCCGTGCCAGGGCCGGCTGTTGGCCGGTGCGTAGTCGAACGCATCCCCGTTGCTGTGCAGAAGGTCCGAGAGCCCGTCGCCGTCCAGATCGACCACGCTGATCCAACTCGATCCGAAATCGGCGTTCGCGGATCCCCAGATCAGCTCTGCTTCGAACTGATCGCCCGTATCGAACGCCCACACCTCTTCCCACTCCTGGCTGACCAGCGAGACCACGTCGGGCGCATCGTCACCGTCGATGTCGACGATCACGGCGTTGATCGCGCCCGACAACCGCTGGAGAACGTGCGGTTCGAACACCCAGCCCCCCCGGTTCTCCAGCCAGAGGGTCTCGCCGTAGTCATAGCCGAAGGCGGCGACCGTCAAATCGGGATCACCGTCGCCGTCGAGATCGCCCGCGCGCGCATCGGCTACCCGGGGAATCCCGTCGGCAACGACATGACTCTCGAAGCGCTCGCCGCCAAGGTTCTCGAGCACGACGACGGCCCCGATTCGCAAGTTGCTCGGGAAGAGCTGCCCCAGGCTCGCCACCAGCAGATCACGGTCTCCGTCTCCATCGAGATCGACCGCCTCGACGTGGGCCGGAGCGAGGATGTCGTCGCTA from Acidobacteriota bacterium harbors:
- a CDS encoding tetratricopeptide repeat protein is translated as MAALALALGCGAGGTAPGLQLPALPDTLEPEAVRIHLTDADHAARANRRSAEAVGALGLAYHADLYYDRAIESYALAEALDPDEWRWTHYRAMAHVSRGDAERAREALVRVVESAPDIAPAWWRLGDVAFKTGRRDEATRAWRRVMELPEPATPPAAATAGHTPLGPLAAYAAFGLARLHLDDSPAQARELLEGATGEAPRFGPAFRLLGDAYAALGRDDDATRARRRAAALPRFAPYVDEFFQTLIDESRSAAFLLQQASTADLTTNGAWREHLVRRALAVDPDNRDALFELATMLRVERRYGEALELLERHRRLFPGDPQVVADIGRCLSALRQYAAAEPLLREAMETLDTSETRYDLALVLDRSGRLDEAVAEYERALDRNPNHVDALINLGIALARQGELVRATRLFERAATVDPEHADAQANLGALYLAEGAREAARQAFEQALEIDPGHAGAAEGLRQLGPR
- a CDS encoding VCBS repeat-containing protein yields the protein PLGHPPGPNERPQIAHVEIVDLDADGLPDILVCDAGRSRISWIRQAPAGTYEERLISDDILAPAHVEAVDLDGDGDRDLLVASLGQLFPSNLRIGAVVVLENLGGERFESHVVADGIPRVADARAGDLDGDGDPDLTVAAFGYDYGETLWLENRGGWVFEPHVLQRLSGAINAVIVDIDGDDAPDVVSLVSQEWEEVWAFDTGDQFEAELIWGSANADFGSSWISVVDLDGDGLSDLLHSNGDAFDYAPANSRPWHGVQWLQNLGDRRFRPRRIADLSGASSPQADDVDGDGDLDVVVASAYNQWSDPEVRSLVWLENDGEMRFAMRRIAVAPTHLVTLAMGDLDGNGTPDLVTGGMHISPPYDRMSRVTIWSNRENGPRP